One Erythrobacter sp. SDW2 genomic region harbors:
- the ahcY gene encoding adenosylhomocysteinase encodes MSAHPPYVIKDIALAKYGRDEIAIAETEMPGLMALRSEYGDAQPLKGARITGSLHMTIQTAVLIETLVALGADVRWATCNIFSTQDHAAAAIAEQGIPVFAVKGESLADYWDYVGRIFDWSTSADPDRTANLILDDGGDATMFALWGARIESGDELPEPTNAEEIEFQRALKAFVKEKPGYLTRSVKNIVGVSEETTTGVHRLYHIAKNGKLPFPAINVNDSVTKSKFDNLYGCRESLVDAIRRATDVMLSGKVACVAGFGDVGKGSAQSLRNGGARVLVTEIDPICALQAAMDGFEVVTMEEAVTKADIFVTATGNEHVITAAHMEAMKDKAIVCNIGHFDSEIQISALNNYEWNELKPGTDLVKFPDGKEIIVLGQGRLVNLACATGHPSFVMSFSFTNQTLAQIELWTKGDEYNNDVYVLPKHLDEKVAALHLDKLGVKLTKLSQVQADYIGVPVEGPFKPDHYRY; translated from the coding sequence ATGTCGGCCCATCCTCCCTACGTCATCAAGGATATTGCGCTCGCCAAATACGGCCGCGACGAGATCGCAATTGCGGAGACTGAAATGCCGGGCCTGATGGCGCTGCGCAGCGAATACGGCGACGCGCAGCCGCTCAAGGGCGCGCGCATCACCGGCTCGCTGCACATGACGATCCAGACCGCTGTCTTGATCGAAACACTTGTCGCGCTTGGCGCCGACGTCCGCTGGGCGACATGCAATATCTTCTCGACCCAGGACCACGCCGCTGCTGCCATTGCGGAACAGGGCATTCCGGTGTTCGCTGTGAAGGGTGAGAGCCTCGCCGACTATTGGGACTACGTCGGTCGTATTTTCGACTGGTCGACCAGTGCCGATCCGGACCGGACCGCCAACCTCATTCTCGACGATGGGGGCGATGCCACTATGTTCGCGCTGTGGGGTGCGCGCATCGAATCCGGCGATGAATTGCCGGAACCGACCAATGCCGAGGAAATCGAATTCCAACGCGCGCTGAAGGCGTTCGTGAAGGAAAAGCCGGGCTACCTGACCCGCTCGGTGAAGAACATCGTCGGAGTCTCGGAAGAAACCACCACTGGCGTTCACCGGCTCTACCATATCGCCAAGAACGGTAAGCTGCCGTTCCCGGCCATCAATGTGAACGACAGCGTGACCAAGTCGAAGTTCGACAACCTCTATGGCTGCCGCGAATCGCTGGTCGACGCCATTCGCCGCGCCACCGACGTGATGCTTTCGGGCAAGGTCGCCTGTGTTGCGGGCTTCGGTGACGTGGGCAAGGGCAGTGCCCAGTCGCTTCGTAACGGGGGTGCGCGGGTTCTGGTGACGGAAATTGATCCGATTTGCGCCCTACAGGCGGCGATGGACGGCTTTGAAGTCGTGACCATGGAAGAAGCCGTGACCAAGGCCGACATTTTTGTGACCGCGACGGGCAACGAGCATGTCATCACCGCCGCCCATATGGAGGCGATGAAGGACAAGGCCATCGTCTGCAACATCGGTCACTTCGACAGTGAAATCCAGATTTCGGCGCTCAACAACTACGAGTGGAACGAACTCAAGCCGGGCACGGACCTGGTCAAGTTCCCCGATGGCAAGGAAATCATCGTTCTCGGCCAGGGTCGCCTGGTGAACCTCGCTTGCGCGACGGGGCACCCCAGCTTTGTGATGAGCTTCAGCTTCACCAACCAGACGCTGGCGCAGATCGAGCTGTGGACGAAGGGCGACGAGTACAATAACGACGTGTATGTCTTGCCCAAGCACCTCGACGAGAAGGTTGCGGCGCTCCACCTCGACAAGCTGGGCGTCAAGCTGACCAAGCTCAGCCAGGTTCAGGCCGACTATATCGGGGTGCCGGTCGAAGGACCGTTCAAACCGGACCACTACCGCTACTGA
- a CDS encoding PAS domain-containing sensor histidine kinase, whose amino-acid sequence MEITPTVMALIGLLLAAWTAGAAWLMIGAVAKARGAEKTRAAARRMARMLDEAPAIPLLVRADGRMEGSERLAHWLGFERLPQFISELAEDGDRGLTREQLSELTQKVRRAQKTAAPFRMNLTVPGSQRSLALRGQLADPQVSPGGAALVWVFDFSESATELSRMREESSRAKGDFAALVGLIEAAPMPMWFRGSDGKIRLVNSAYVEAVAGKDAESVVAAQTELIEAVDGLSAAQIAGQAMQQKQAIERIVQATIGGQRRALRVSDLPLGKEGVAGYAVDIQEMEEQARSHRAYAEAQRGMMDRLSVGVAQFDAERKLTFANQPFRRIFGMKLGVVPDGLLFERLVSDARDAGKTPQVRDFPAWRAERVGWFTAGEAQEEAWPLSDGTHLRLVAQPMPDGGLALIAEDRTEQLALSATRDTLLRTRTAMLDSLFEALAVFAPDGHLQLWNRSFAGTWGVEQEMLDQHPLVDDLLEEIAGNLAKPKQVKLLGEVIRAATLDRKELAGRVALADGRTLEFAGIPLPDGNGLLTTLDVTANEQAETALRERNQALEQADGVKTRFLANMSYEFRTPLTSIGGFAELLQAGVAGELSDQGKEYVSAIIDSVARLTDQVENVLDLSQSEAGLLPIQKEKLELLPFVTRVVREREQEITAKALTLDLRGGANLKVEADRRQLARAIGHLVDNAIVATDSGGKILVDLSKKPEGTRIVISDSGCGMSPEELNRAMEGLRPKADGSGMERRQGLGIPLARQLVEAHGGTLTIQSRKKLGTAVMIVLP is encoded by the coding sequence ATGGAAATCACGCCCACCGTTATGGCCTTGATTGGCCTCCTCCTCGCCGCTTGGACGGCAGGTGCGGCATGGCTGATGATAGGCGCCGTGGCCAAGGCGAGAGGAGCGGAGAAGACTCGCGCCGCTGCCCGCCGAATGGCTCGGATGCTCGATGAGGCGCCGGCAATTCCGCTGCTGGTTCGTGCCGACGGGCGAATGGAAGGCTCGGAGCGACTTGCCCATTGGCTCGGATTCGAACGATTGCCACAGTTCATCAGCGAACTTGCCGAAGACGGGGATCGGGGACTGACTCGCGAGCAGCTGTCCGAACTGACCCAGAAGGTCCGCCGCGCGCAGAAGACTGCCGCTCCTTTTCGCATGAACCTTACGGTGCCGGGTTCGCAGCGTAGTTTGGCTCTGCGTGGCCAGTTAGCCGACCCGCAGGTTTCACCGGGCGGGGCAGCGTTGGTATGGGTGTTCGATTTCAGCGAGAGTGCCACCGAGCTGAGCCGGATGCGCGAGGAATCCTCGCGCGCGAAAGGTGATTTCGCCGCGTTGGTGGGGCTTATCGAAGCCGCGCCGATGCCGATGTGGTTTCGTGGTTCCGACGGCAAGATCAGGCTCGTCAACAGCGCCTATGTCGAAGCTGTTGCGGGCAAGGATGCCGAGAGTGTGGTGGCCGCTCAGACAGAATTGATTGAAGCCGTCGACGGGCTTTCGGCTGCCCAGATCGCGGGACAGGCAATGCAGCAGAAGCAAGCGATCGAACGGATCGTGCAGGCCACGATCGGAGGTCAGCGCCGGGCCCTGCGGGTCTCCGACCTTCCGTTGGGTAAGGAAGGCGTTGCCGGATACGCGGTCGATATCCAGGAAATGGAAGAGCAGGCCCGCTCCCACCGTGCCTATGCCGAAGCGCAGCGCGGAATGATGGATCGCCTGTCCGTTGGCGTGGCCCAATTCGATGCCGAGCGGAAGCTCACTTTTGCGAACCAGCCATTCCGCCGCATATTCGGGATGAAGCTCGGCGTAGTTCCTGACGGACTCCTGTTCGAGCGCCTGGTTTCGGACGCGCGTGATGCGGGCAAGACCCCCCAAGTTCGCGACTTTCCCGCGTGGCGAGCCGAACGGGTCGGTTGGTTCACGGCGGGTGAGGCTCAGGAAGAAGCCTGGCCGCTATCGGATGGCACACACCTCCGGCTTGTGGCCCAACCAATGCCAGACGGCGGGCTGGCGCTGATTGCCGAGGATCGGACCGAGCAACTGGCCCTTTCGGCTACGCGGGACACACTCCTGCGTACCCGGACGGCCATGCTCGACAGCCTGTTCGAAGCGTTGGCGGTGTTTGCGCCAGATGGCCACCTGCAATTGTGGAACCGCAGCTTTGCCGGAACCTGGGGCGTCGAGCAGGAAATGCTCGACCAGCACCCGCTGGTGGATGACCTGCTTGAAGAGATTGCTGGCAACCTTGCAAAGCCCAAGCAGGTCAAGCTGCTGGGTGAAGTCATCAGGGCTGCTACGCTGGATCGCAAGGAACTGGCCGGACGTGTTGCGCTTGCTGACGGGCGCACGCTGGAGTTTGCGGGCATCCCGCTTCCCGACGGGAACGGTCTGCTGACCACGCTCGATGTCACGGCCAATGAGCAGGCCGAAACGGCACTGCGCGAACGCAATCAGGCGCTGGAACAGGCCGACGGGGTCAAGACCCGCTTCCTCGCCAACATGTCCTACGAATTTCGGACGCCGCTGACCTCGATCGGAGGTTTTGCCGAGCTGTTGCAGGCCGGGGTCGCGGGCGAACTGTCCGACCAGGGCAAGGAATATGTCAGCGCAATTATCGATTCCGTGGCGCGACTGACCGACCAGGTCGAAAACGTGCTGGACCTGTCGCAGAGCGAGGCGGGGCTGCTGCCGATCCAGAAGGAGAAGCTGGAACTGCTTCCTTTTGTCACCCGCGTAGTGCGCGAACGCGAGCAGGAGATCACCGCCAAGGCGCTGACCCTCGATCTGCGCGGAGGTGCCAATCTGAAAGTTGAGGCCGACCGCCGCCAGCTGGCACGAGCCATCGGCCACCTGGTCGACAATGCCATTGTTGCGACTGACAGCGGCGGCAAGATCCTGGTGGATCTTTCGAAAAAGCCGGAGGGAACGAGGATCGTCATTTCCGACAGTGGCTGCGGCATGTCGCCCGAGGAGCTCAATCGGGCCATGGAAGGGTTGCGGCCGAAGGCCGATGGATCCGGCATGGAACGGCGGCAGGGGCTTGGTATCCCGCTCGCTCGGCAACTCGTCGAGGCCCACGGAGGGACTCTGACGATCCAGTCGCGCAAGAAGCTCGGGACCGCGGTAATGATCGTTCTGCCGTGA
- a CDS encoding peroxiredoxin encodes MSISKGDTLPDVKLVKPTEAGPEQVQSGDYFKGKKVALFAVPGAFTPTCSAKHLPGYVEKAEELKAKGVDEIVCTSVNDPFVMGAWQKADGSPEITFLADGNGDFAKAIGLTMDGSGFGLGTRSQRYSMIVEDGKVTELNVEAPGDFSVSSAEHLLGQL; translated from the coding sequence ATGTCGATTTCCAAAGGCGATACCCTCCCCGATGTGAAACTGGTCAAGCCGACCGAAGCCGGACCCGAGCAGGTCCAGTCAGGTGACTATTTCAAGGGCAAGAAAGTTGCGCTCTTTGCGGTTCCGGGTGCCTTTACCCCGACCTGCTCGGCCAAGCACTTGCCTGGTTATGTCGAGAAGGCCGAGGAATTGAAGGCCAAGGGTGTGGACGAAATCGTCTGCACCTCCGTCAACGATCCGTTCGTGATGGGCGCCTGGCAAAAGGCCGATGGTTCGCCCGAGATCACCTTCCTGGCTGACGGCAACGGCGATTTTGCCAAGGCAATCGGCCTTACCATGGACGGCAGCGGCTTCGGCCTCGGCACCCGCAGCCAGCGCTATTCGATGATCGTGGAAGACGGCAAGGTGACCGAGCTCAACGTCGAGGCGCCCGGTGATTTCTCGGTCTCGAGCGCGGAACATTTGCTCGGCCAACTCTAA
- a CDS encoding PD-(D/E)XK nuclease family protein, translating to MAERSGPKVYSIAAHRGFADALVAGLVPRYAQEGVGLARLTLLLPSARAARTVTEAFIRHFGEIGTKGLLMPRMAVVGDLDLDETLGSLLDPLGAADIPPAVDPTWRWLWLAQILRDLEPERAKGPALFKLAQETARTMDRLLVEDIGPEELLETPVLDLVPDLAEHWQESLRRFAVVQAHWLSELQKMGKLDAAARRNRLFEHAARRWKDNPPASPIVAAGVTSAAPALARLLRVVSELPLGAVILPDFDLTMDDAVWDELGCAGAPAESGGAPFAKGDAVTHPQYHLKLLLNRMGVGRGEVEPWHRKGRGAARPERSHAVSSIFLPPEASKTWFELKPAQRHMAGIRLLETPNPEAEAQTVALAVREALDVAERRVAIITPDRALARRIVHHLRRWHIEADDSAGRPLSQTTAGRLFLLLAVIAERAAPVPLVGLLGHPLVRREEGRREWLRALRGFERQLRGPRPAPGLEPLRDVAGKAGVGNWWGEAEALLAPLFDLPGEMLLADMLDLLAGTGEALCGPGMWAQEDGRALAAFVEDLRGHARNVGTLIDPKDLHGVLSHAMESKAVRPPYGGHPRVAIYGLLEARMTRADLVICAGLNEGSWPAKPSVDPLLAPPVLRALGVPGADFRIGLAAHDLAGALGAPEVILSRSERDAEGPAIASRFLLRVKALLGDLLDRYQDGTLPELARALDDAPLAPRYEKPDPKPSAEQRRQRISVTALDRLRSDPYQFYAGEILKLKELELLDAEPTPAWQGQVAHDILEHWHEHGGDLVTIASDKLKSMDHHPLTRFLWEPRLLKGLEWVEFAIASDPTRKPVLWEKWGEVEHRGVTLFGRIDRLDLLENGEYAVVDYKTGSPPTGKEVEAGYALQLGTLGLMVGLGGFAKAGIHGEASKFEYWSLAKDSRGKSESGFGYVQTPIKDGNKKTGILPEDFVSEAHRYLDDALDRWVLGEEGFTARLNPDAKVYNSYDQLMRLDEWLGREE from the coding sequence GTGGCTGAGCGGAGCGGCCCCAAGGTGTACTCCATTGCCGCGCACCGCGGCTTTGCCGATGCGCTCGTGGCCGGGCTGGTTCCTCGCTACGCCCAGGAGGGTGTAGGACTTGCTCGACTGACACTGCTGCTGCCCAGCGCCCGCGCCGCACGCACAGTCACCGAGGCCTTCATCCGCCACTTTGGCGAAATCGGTACCAAGGGCCTGCTGATGCCGCGCATGGCGGTTGTCGGCGACCTGGATCTGGACGAGACGCTGGGCAGCTTGCTCGACCCGCTGGGCGCGGCGGATATTCCTCCGGCAGTCGATCCAACCTGGCGCTGGCTATGGTTGGCGCAGATCCTGCGCGACCTTGAGCCAGAGCGCGCCAAGGGCCCAGCGCTGTTCAAGCTGGCGCAGGAAACGGCGCGGACCATGGACCGGCTGCTGGTCGAGGATATCGGGCCGGAGGAGTTGCTCGAGACCCCGGTGCTCGATCTTGTTCCCGACCTTGCAGAGCATTGGCAGGAGTCCTTGCGACGCTTTGCCGTTGTCCAGGCGCACTGGCTCTCCGAGTTGCAGAAAATGGGCAAGCTGGACGCTGCTGCGCGTCGCAATCGCCTGTTCGAACATGCCGCACGTCGCTGGAAGGATAACCCGCCCGCATCGCCAATCGTAGCTGCAGGGGTCACCAGTGCAGCACCCGCCTTGGCGCGCCTCTTGCGGGTCGTGTCCGAGCTTCCCCTGGGCGCCGTCATCCTGCCCGATTTCGATCTGACGATGGATGACGCGGTGTGGGACGAACTCGGCTGCGCGGGCGCCCCTGCCGAGTCCGGAGGCGCACCTTTCGCCAAGGGTGATGCCGTCACTCATCCGCAATACCATCTCAAACTATTGCTCAACCGGATGGGTGTGGGCCGCGGCGAGGTCGAGCCGTGGCATCGCAAGGGCCGAGGCGCGGCACGGCCCGAGCGCAGCCATGCGGTCAGTTCGATCTTCCTGCCACCCGAGGCAAGCAAGACCTGGTTCGAACTCAAGCCGGCCCAGCGGCACATGGCAGGTATTCGCCTGCTCGAGACACCCAATCCCGAGGCAGAAGCGCAGACCGTGGCCCTCGCGGTTCGGGAAGCGCTGGACGTGGCCGAGCGCAGGGTGGCGATCATCACGCCCGACCGTGCGCTGGCGCGTCGGATCGTCCACCACCTGCGCCGCTGGCATATCGAAGCGGACGATTCCGCAGGGCGTCCGCTGTCCCAGACCACCGCAGGGCGGCTGTTCCTGCTTCTCGCCGTGATCGCCGAACGTGCCGCGCCGGTGCCGCTGGTCGGCTTGCTCGGCCATCCTCTGGTGCGCCGCGAAGAGGGACGGCGCGAATGGTTGCGAGCTTTGCGCGGCTTCGAACGCCAACTGCGCGGTCCGCGTCCCGCGCCGGGTCTGGAACCGCTACGCGATGTCGCGGGGAAGGCCGGTGTCGGCAATTGGTGGGGCGAGGCCGAAGCGCTTCTGGCGCCTCTCTTCGACCTGCCGGGAGAAATGTTGCTTGCAGACATGCTGGATCTGCTTGCCGGCACGGGTGAAGCGCTGTGCGGGCCGGGAATGTGGGCGCAGGAAGATGGCCGCGCACTTGCTGCCTTTGTCGAAGACCTGCGGGGGCATGCGCGCAACGTCGGGACCTTGATCGATCCGAAGGACCTCCATGGTGTGCTGTCGCACGCAATGGAGAGCAAGGCGGTGCGGCCGCCCTATGGCGGACACCCACGGGTTGCCATCTATGGTCTTCTCGAAGCCCGCATGACCCGCGCGGATCTGGTGATCTGCGCCGGGCTCAACGAGGGTAGCTGGCCGGCGAAGCCGTCGGTCGATCCGCTGCTCGCACCGCCCGTTCTGAGGGCGCTCGGCGTGCCGGGGGCGGACTTCCGGATCGGGCTCGCCGCGCATGACCTTGCCGGTGCTCTGGGCGCCCCGGAAGTGATCCTGAGCCGCTCCGAACGTGACGCTGAGGGGCCGGCGATAGCATCGCGTTTCTTGTTAAGGGTGAAGGCGCTGCTGGGCGATTTGCTCGATCGCTACCAGGATGGGACATTGCCCGAGTTGGCGCGCGCGCTTGACGATGCGCCCCTTGCACCGCGCTACGAGAAGCCCGATCCCAAGCCGTCCGCCGAACAGCGCCGCCAGCGTATCAGCGTCACCGCTCTCGACCGGCTCCGGTCAGACCCGTACCAATTCTATGCGGGCGAGATCCTCAAGCTCAAGGAGCTTGAGCTGCTCGACGCCGAGCCGACCCCGGCGTGGCAGGGGCAGGTTGCGCACGACATTCTCGAACATTGGCACGAACATGGCGGCGACCTCGTCACCATCGCCAGCGACAAGCTCAAGTCGATGGACCACCATCCGCTGACCCGGTTCCTGTGGGAGCCGCGGCTGCTGAAGGGGCTGGAATGGGTTGAATTCGCTATTGCTTCCGACCCGACCCGCAAGCCGGTGCTGTGGGAGAAGTGGGGTGAGGTCGAGCATCGCGGGGTCACGCTCTTCGGGCGGATCGACCGACTCGACCTGCTAGAGAACGGCGAATACGCAGTGGTCGACTACAAGACCGGTAGTCCGCCGACCGGTAAGGAAGTGGAAGCGGGCTATGCGCTCCAGCTTGGAACCCTCGGCTTGATGGTTGGATTGGGGGGCTTTGCGAAAGCAGGCATTCACGGCGAAGCTAGCAAATTCGAGTACTGGTCGCTGGCAAAGGACAGTAGAGGCAAGTCCGAGAGCGGTTTTGGCTATGTCCAGACACCGATCAAGGATGGCAATAAGAAGACCGGGATTCTACCTGAGGACTTCGTTTCTGAGGCCCATCGGTATCTGGATGACGCGCTCGACCGTTGGGTCTTGGGTGAAGAAGGCTTCACCGCCCGCCTCAATCCCGATGCCAAGGTTTACAACAGCTATGACCAGCTGATGCGGCTCGATGAGTGGCTGGGGAGGGAGGAATGA
- a CDS encoding nucleotidyltransferase family protein, giving the protein MSELASDTAMVMAAGMGKRMRPLTASQPKPMVRVAGKPLIDHTLDRLAEAGVAKAVVNVHYLADALEAHLAPRRAPVITISDERAELMETGGGMIKALPHLPDPFFCLNSDNIWLDGPRNAFRELSDRWDPETMDALLLVVPHARAVNFDGMGDFHLDPMGRITRRKSGRIAPFIYTGIQIVSHRLLRDAPTGKFGTMLLWDRAIGEGRLYGLPFTGLWFEVGAPQAIRPTETMLTGG; this is encoded by the coding sequence ATGAGCGAGCTTGCCAGCGACACCGCCATGGTCATGGCTGCCGGCATGGGTAAGCGGATGCGGCCACTCACTGCCTCTCAGCCGAAGCCTATGGTTCGCGTCGCGGGCAAGCCGCTGATCGATCATACGCTTGATCGTCTCGCCGAAGCTGGAGTCGCCAAGGCGGTTGTCAATGTCCACTATCTTGCTGACGCGCTCGAAGCTCATCTGGCACCGCGCCGGGCTCCGGTAATCACGATTTCGGACGAGCGGGCGGAATTAATGGAAACCGGCGGCGGGATGATCAAGGCACTGCCGCATTTGCCGGACCCGTTCTTCTGCCTCAACTCGGACAACATCTGGCTCGATGGCCCGCGCAATGCTTTTCGCGAGTTGTCGGACCGGTGGGATCCCGAAACAATGGACGCGCTGTTGCTGGTTGTCCCTCACGCCCGGGCGGTCAACTTCGATGGCATGGGCGATTTCCATCTCGATCCGATGGGGCGGATCACTCGCCGCAAGTCCGGTCGCATCGCGCCCTTTATCTACACGGGCATTCAGATCGTCTCGCACCGGCTCCTGCGGGACGCGCCCACAGGCAAGTTCGGCACCATGCTGCTGTGGGACCGCGCCATTGGAGAAGGGCGGCTCTATGGCCTGCCCTTCACCGGGCTGTGGTTCGAAGTTGGCGCTCCGCAAGCCATCCGCCCGACCGAGACGATGCTGACAGGTGGCTGA
- a CDS encoding aminoglycoside phosphotransferase family protein encodes MSENTDALPEGGAAFLDQAGWAGCTIDPIPGDASFRRYFRLTGERGGAMLMHAPPPHEDPQPFLDVARWLSAKGARAPQIYADDRASGWVLIEDFGNDRMRDWLDHNPQGEAGAYTAAIDALVPLHRIEAGPFAPYDWPTYRREVNLLTEWYAPAMGLEVDAEGFVEAWQNALGPLLARQGKGVTVLRDYHAENIMLLGPASDGSGEQGLIDFQDALAGHPAYDLVSLLQDARRDVSIELEAQMLERYQSHGLANEHFDADYALLGAQRNAKIVGIFTRLYKRDGKQRYLALVPRVWEAMERDLKHPALAPVARWFDANIPDDLRHQLGGTIA; translated from the coding sequence ATGAGCGAGAATACCGATGCGCTGCCCGAAGGCGGCGCTGCATTCCTGGACCAGGCCGGTTGGGCGGGCTGCACTATCGATCCAATACCGGGTGATGCCAGCTTCCGACGCTACTTCCGGCTGACGGGTGAGCGTGGCGGAGCGATGCTGATGCACGCTCCGCCGCCGCATGAGGATCCACAGCCGTTCCTCGATGTCGCACGCTGGCTCAGCGCGAAGGGCGCGCGAGCACCGCAGATATATGCCGACGACCGCGCTTCAGGCTGGGTGTTGATCGAAGATTTCGGCAACGACCGGATGCGAGACTGGCTCGATCATAACCCGCAAGGCGAGGCGGGTGCATATACTGCCGCGATCGATGCGCTGGTGCCGCTCCATCGGATCGAGGCAGGGCCTTTCGCGCCGTATGACTGGCCTACCTACAGGCGGGAAGTGAACCTGCTGACCGAATGGTACGCTCCGGCAATGGGGCTTGAAGTCGATGCAGAAGGGTTCGTCGAGGCTTGGCAGAACGCGCTTGGACCATTGCTCGCGCGCCAGGGCAAAGGCGTGACCGTGCTGCGCGATTACCACGCAGAGAATATCATGCTGCTCGGCCCGGCGTCAGACGGTTCAGGCGAACAGGGCCTGATCGATTTCCAGGACGCGCTTGCGGGCCATCCGGCCTATGACCTGGTGTCATTGCTGCAAGATGCCCGGCGCGACGTTTCGATCGAACTCGAAGCGCAAATGCTCGAGCGGTACCAGTCGCACGGCTTGGCAAACGAACATTTCGATGCGGACTACGCGCTGCTCGGGGCCCAGCGGAACGCCAAGATCGTCGGCATCTTCACGCGCCTCTACAAGCGCGACGGCAAGCAGCGCTATCTCGCCCTGGTCCCGCGCGTCTGGGAAGCGATGGAGCGAGACCTCAAGCATCCTGCGCTTGCTCCGGTTGCGCGGTGGTTCGATGCGAACATTCCGGACGACCTGCGCCATCAACTGGGCGGGACCATCGCATGA
- the tsaE gene encoding tRNA (adenosine(37)-N6)-threonylcarbamoyltransferase complex ATPase subunit type 1 TsaE has product MIVDLPDLGAMAQLGARIAARLQAGDVVALEGGLGTGKTTLSRAILAALGHQGEVPSPTFTIIETYDTLDPPVVHADFYRIENPSEADEIGLDDYRDGAALLAEWPGKAGGFAHEPACLSILLEIAGNGRRAIVEGGSAWLERLP; this is encoded by the coding sequence GTGATCGTCGATCTTCCGGACCTCGGCGCGATGGCGCAGCTCGGCGCGCGGATCGCAGCCCGCCTGCAAGCCGGCGATGTCGTTGCGCTGGAAGGCGGACTTGGAACGGGTAAGACGACCCTCTCCCGTGCGATCCTCGCAGCCCTGGGGCATCAAGGCGAAGTCCCGTCGCCGACCTTCACCATAATCGAGACCTACGACACGCTCGACCCACCGGTCGTGCACGCCGACTTCTATCGAATCGAAAATCCTTCCGAAGCCGACGAGATCGGCCTCGACGACTACCGCGATGGCGCGGCGTTGTTGGCGGAATGGCCGGGCAAGGCGGGTGGTTTTGCCCACGAGCCGGCGTGCCTCTCGATCCTGCTGGAAATTGCCGGAAACGGGCGCAGGGCGATTGTCGAAGGTGGGTCGGCTTGGCTAGAGCGGTTGCCATGA
- a CDS encoding S-adenosyl-L-homocysteine hydrolase, producing the protein MRKNGMRARAACLAAAVALPMATPAQAMYSQNEAESVRKLDIMLMVSSLRCRFGPDDFQADYQRFSTQHLPTLNEAYRALHDILARTHGAKRATRMLDDISVSMANLYGQGHPWLGCAELKSVTRDLADKRQGDKLLVEANYLLAERRPAGTTLALRE; encoded by the coding sequence ATGAGAAAGAACGGAATGCGGGCGCGCGCGGCGTGCCTGGCGGCTGCGGTCGCGTTGCCGATGGCGACGCCTGCCCAGGCGATGTATTCGCAAAACGAAGCGGAATCGGTGCGCAAGCTCGACATCATGTTGATGGTGAGTTCGCTAAGGTGCCGTTTCGGGCCAGACGATTTCCAGGCCGATTACCAGCGTTTCTCCACGCAGCATCTGCCGACGTTGAACGAAGCCTATCGCGCGCTGCACGATATCCTTGCGCGCACGCACGGCGCGAAGCGAGCAACGCGGATGCTGGATGACATCAGCGTCAGTATGGCCAACCTATACGGTCAAGGGCATCCTTGGCTCGGCTGTGCCGAGCTCAAGAGCGTTACCCGTGACCTGGCAGACAAGCGCCAAGGTGACAAACTGCTCGTAGAGGCGAATTACCTGCTGGCCGAACGCCGACCTGCGGGAACGACACTTGCACTCCGTGAATGA